One genomic window of Magnolia sinica isolate HGM2019 chromosome 3, MsV1, whole genome shotgun sequence includes the following:
- the LOC131238933 gene encoding pentatricopeptide repeat-containing protein At2g29760, chloroplastic-like — translation MHSQSSLSPSLPILSHIPPTHDKPQPNPTNTTLHFKDPNLSLLQLCSSMQELKQLHARLIISGTARQTIPLSRLLAFAALSPSGDLRYARLLFDHSETSPNTFIWSTMIRAYSKSTAPELGFEFYMLMLESGVVPEDFTVPFVLNACAEFGGVREGRVVQGQVLKLGLDLNVFVQNALVRLYLCVGDFGSAHKVFDQIPEVPSEVAWNMLIDGYGKAGEAELAHQLFEKMPNRGLTAWNSVVGAYARCGLLDIARRLFDGMPRRNIVSWNTLIGGYVSHGEFKEGLVVLHEMQRQNVKPDKVTLALVISACGDLRAIEQGKWLHNYIIECKIDINVYLGTSLIHMYAKIGFIDCARKVFDEMPTRDVLTWNAMIGSLAMHGLGNEALSLFSKMESTGVLPNEITFLGILSACNHAGLVEEGLWHFNSMTQNYNIEATDKHYACMVDLFGRAGMFKEAEELIQSMPRKPGASVWGALLGASKIHGDVDIGKHAWEHLIELEPHSDGRYIVLSNVYATSGDWTRASSVRRLMKDRGIKKTPGCSWIEVDGRVHEFLAGDGVHPQA, via the coding sequence ATGCATTCTCaatcttctctttctccttcgcTTCCAATTCTCTCTCATATTCCTCCAACCCACGACAAACCCCAACCCAATCCCACCAATACTACCCTCCATTTCAAGGACCCCAACCTCTCCCTTCTTCAGCTCTGCTCTTCCATGCAAGAGCTCAAGCAGCTCCACGCCCGTCTCATTATCTCCGGCACTGCTCGCCAGACCATTCCCCTTAGCCGCCTGCTTGCATTTGCTGCTCTCTCCCCCAGTGGAGATCTCCGCTACGCCCGCCTACTCTTCGACCACTCCGAAACATCTCCGAACACCTTCATCTGGAGCACCATGATCAGGGCCTATTCCAAGAGCACTGCCCCTGAATTGGGTTTtgaattttatatgcttatgttGGAGAGCGGCGTTGTCCCAGAGGATTTCACGGTTCCTTTTGTACTGAATGCTTGCGCTGAATTTGGGGGTGTTAGAGAAGGAAGGGTCGTTCAAGGGCAGGTTCTGAAGCTTGGTCTGGATTTGAATGTGTTTGTGCAGAATGCGCTTGTGAGGTTGTATCTGTGTGTCGGGGATTTTGGATCTGCACACAAGGTGTTTGATCAAATTCCGGAGGTCCCCAGTGAGGTCGCTTGGAATATGTTAATTGATGGGTATGGGAAAGCTGGTGAGGCTGAGTTAGCGCACCaattgtttgagaaaatgccaaaTAGAGGTTTGACTGCTTGGAATTCTGTTGTTGGGGCTTATGCTCGGTGTGGGTTACTGGATATTGCACGGAGGTTGTTTGATGGAATGCCTCGTAGGAATATCGTGTCTTGGAATACATTGATTGGAGGTTATGTGAGTCATGGGGAGTTTAAGGAGGGATTAGTGGTTTTGCATGAGATGCAGAGACAAAATGTTAAGCCAGACAAGGTGACCTTGGCATTGGTTATTTCTGCTTGTGGGGACTTGCGAGCTATAGAGCAGGGTAAATGGTTACACAATTAcataattgaatgtaaaattgaCATTAATGTGTATTTAGGGACATCGCTTATCCATATGTATGCAAAAATTGGCTTCATAGATTGTGCTCgtaaagtttttgatgaaatgCCAACTAGAGATGTTTTGACATGGAATGCCATGATTGGATCGCTTGCGATGCATGGTCTTGGTAATGAGGCACTTAGCCTATTTTCCAAGATGGAATCGACAGGAGTTCTGCCAAATGAGATTACTTTTCTAGGGATCCTAAGTGCTTGTAACCATGCAGGGTTGGTAGAAGAGGGTCTTTGGCATTTCAACTCAATGACTCAAAACTACAACATTGAGGCCACAGACAAGCATTATGCATGCATGGTGGACCTCTTTGGTAGGGCGGGGATGTTTAAGGAGGCTGAAGAGCTTATACAAAGTATGCCTAGGAAGCCAGGTGCAAGTGTATGGGGTGCTTTACTAGGTGCCTCCAAGATTCATGGCGATGTAGATATTGGGAAGCATGCATGGGAACACCTTATTGAGTTGGAACCTCATAGTGATGGAAGGTATATAGTCTTGTCAAATGTATATGCAACGTCTGGGGATTGGACACGGGCATCTAGTGTGAGAAGGTTAATGAAGGACAGGGGGATAAAGAAGACTCCTGGTTGTAGTTGGATCGAGGTCGATGGTCGCGTTCATGAATTTCTAGCTGGGGATGGAGTTCATCCTCAGGCGTGA